One Saimiri boliviensis isolate mSaiBol1 chromosome 17, mSaiBol1.pri, whole genome shotgun sequence genomic window carries:
- the TEX19 gene encoding testis-expressed protein 19 — translation MCPPVSVRLGEKGISYLYASWMYRRQHGDQLGVCFTCFKSAFEDLKEMLESEILEEVNWDPELMEHTEAESEQEGSPEMELGWGQSPGQPMQVGSEAWEPETLASAPEGMEDDAGLEDDEDLEFVPTELGPQDAEPLGLGLEDADWTQGLPWRLDLPRICCSHWRSCFSSWQESLKVDLPPGEPMVLELGTS, via the coding sequence ATGTGTCCCCCGGTCAGTGTGCGGCTCGGGGAAAAGGGCATATCCTACCTCTACGCCTCCTGGATGTATCGGCGTCAACATGGAGACCAGCTCGGCGTTTGCTTCACTTGCTTCAAGAGTGCCTTTGAGGACCTAAAAGAGATGCTGGAGTCAGAGATCTTGGAAGAAGTCAACTGGGACCCTGAGCTGATGGAGCACACTGAGGCAGAGTCTGAGCAGGAGGGGTCCCCAGAGATGGAGCTGGGCTGGGGGCAGAGCCCAGGGCAGCCTATGCAGGTGGGCTCTGAGGCATGGGAGCCGGAGACCCTGGCATCAGCCCCAGAAGGGATGGAAGATGATGCGGGCCTGGAAGATGACGAAGACCTCGAATTTGTGCCCACTGAACTAGGGCCTCAGGACGCTGAGCCCCTGGGCCTGGGTCTTGAGGATGCCGACTGGACCCAGGGTCTTCCCTGGAGATTGGATCTGCCTCGTATCTGCTGCTCACACTGGCGAAGCTGCTTTTCTTCGTGGCAGGAGTCTTTGAAAGTGGACCTGCCCCCAGGGGAGCCCATGGTGTTGGAGCTGGGCACTAGCTAG